In Felis catus isolate Fca126 chromosome E1, F.catus_Fca126_mat1.0, whole genome shotgun sequence, the following proteins share a genomic window:
- the CEP131 gene encoding centrosomal protein of 131 kDa isoform X1, whose product MKGSRAASAPSGPPEGSPEGVNLSLTGLPPPVSWRPNSASAAKPIARSFSAVSGSEPRRKALEATGPGGSRTINNLRRSNSTTQVHQPPAGQAWTSPLRPAEDPHFLTLFEGSPGGKKRLAGLSKAPSERGATWNVLCPRQDDHPRAFDSPPDSGSPGTLSAPVGPRRRECTVPLAPNFTANNRSNKAAVGNRVTTMLHNRYTPSEKAPPPKSSNHTAPSLNNILKAATGEGESGGSGKPHKNFSSSNHVAQNNAGATPGLLRRKEVTEEEAERFIHQVNRAAVTIQRWYRQQVQRRQARAARREHLLAQKREEQRQQLGDRNVPDLQQQKEAARRKVREEKARQARRLAVQELQQQKRAQKSGDPEPGLQKEARETEKPQPAQESALRPGSTARAHRTHKANNTSAGAGFRSAGAEDPCQPASNSSPEPRQFPENKPQDAGSQDVASEDLEVVGPAKGKAQSRATLDELLATLRLLEEEPEPLPNPRAYHKDKYSWTDEVTAGCPGVGNGCRLSASAPLGDALQASGQAERPFLPDQEDDASSLTADNLERFGRLGTCASPPEDGTLLSEAKLQSIMSFLHEMEKSGQDRPASAPQGLVPDEGRLEPTSTVSSSVMRLKLEVEEKKQAVGLLQKALVQQRDLTVRRVKETEKELGRQLRQQRDHYEATIQRHLSFIDQLIEDKKALAERCEAVVAELKQGDQRRRDREAQVQEQHELEIKKLKELMSATEKVRREKWINEKTRKIKEITVRGLEPEIQKLIAKHKQELKKLKGLHEAELLQADARAAQRYGRQVEELREHLEREKEALGQQERERAQQRFEQHVEQEQRALQQQRRRLYGEVAEEKERLGQQAARQRAELEELRQQLEESSAAEGRALRAEFEKGREEQERRHQMEMKALKDQLEVERQMWEASCAKKEEAWLLTRERELREEIRRGRDEEIELVIRRLEADMTRAREESERAAESRVRRIRDKYETELSELEQSERKLQERCAELKGRLGEAEGENLRLQGLVRQKERELADAAAVNEQLVSERSGLAEVLRQEFADRLAASEEETRQARAQLEQLTREKQAELEEGEGGPGKEGGGGARPPEAARGRGEAGRPAGGAVGAAQAAVPERQVTESSPDRRGQQG is encoded by the exons ATGAAGGGCTCCCGGGCCGCCAGCGCTCCCTCCGGCCCCCCCGAGGGCAGCCCAGAAGGTGTGAACCTGAGCCTGACGGGCCTCCCGCCGCCTGTGTCCTGGCGCCCCAACAGCGCCTCCGCCGCCAAGCCTATCGCCCGCTCCTTCTCCGCGGTCTCGGGCAGTGAGCCAAGGAGGAAGGCACTG GAGGCCACAGGGCCCGGAGGTTCCCGAACCATCAACAACCTTCGCAGATCTAACAGCACCACGCAGGTCCACCAGCCACCAGCCGGCCAGGCGTGGACCAGCCCCCTCAG GCCAGCCGAGGACCCCCACTTCCTGACACTCTTTGAGGGCAGCCCTGGTGGGAAAAAGAGGCTGGCCGGTCTAAGCAAGGCCCCCAGCGAGAGGGGAGCCACGTGGAATGTCCTG TGTCCTCGACAGGATGACCACCCCAGGGCCTTCGACTCGCCACCCGACTCCGGGAGTCCTGGCACCCTCAGCGCGCCGGTGGGCCCACGGAGGAGAGAGTGCACCGTCCCCCTGGCCCCCAACTTCACTGCCAACAACAG GAGCAACAAGGCTGCCGTGGGCAACCGCGTCACCACCATGCTGCACAACCGCTACACCCCCTCGGAGAAGGCGCCGCCGCCCAAGAGCTCCAACCACACGGCTCCCTCCCTCAA CAATATCCTCAAGGCGGCCACCGGTGAGGGGGAGAGCGGCGGCTCCGGGAAGCCACACAAGAACTTTTCCAGCAGCAACCACGTGGCCCAGAACAACGCCGGGGCCACCCCGGGCCTGCTCAGACGGAAGGAGGTGACAGAGGAGGAGGCCGAGAG GTTTATCCACCAGGTGAACCGGGCTGCCGTCACCATCCAGCGCTGGTACCGCCAGCAGGTGCAGAGGCGCCAGGCCAGAGCCGCCCGCAGGGAGCACCTGCTCGCACAGAAGCGAGAG GAACAGCGGCAGCAGCTGGGAGACAGGAACGTGCCGGACCTGCAGCAACAGAAGGAGGCGGCCAGGAGGAAGGTCCGGGAGGAGAAGGCGCGCCAGGCCAGGCGATTGGCCGTTCAG GAGCTCCAGCAGCAGAAGCGAGCCCAGAAGTCAGGCGACCCTGAGCCTGGGCTGCAGAAGGAAGCGCGAGAGACCGAGAAGCCCCAGCCCGCTCAAGAGTCCGCCCTGAGGCCGGGCAGCACCGCTCGGGCCCACCGGACCCACAAGGCCAATAACACCAGCGCGG GAGCTGGCTTCCGTTCCGCAGGCGCAGAGGACCCCTGCCAGCCGGCCTCCAACTCCTCCCCAGAGCCCCGGCAGTTTCCGGAGAACAAGCCTCAG GATGCCGGCTCCCAGGACGTGGCCAGTGAGGATCTGGAGGTGGTGGGCCCCGCCAAGGGCAAGGCCCAGTCCAGGGCGACCCTGGACGAGCTGTTGGCCACGCTAAGGCTGCTGGAGGAGGAGCCCGAGCCGCTGCCCAACCCCAGGGCCTATCACAAGGACAAATACTCCTGGACCGACGAGGTGACCGCAGGCTGCCCAGGAGTGGGGAACGGGTGCCGCCTCTCCGCCAGCGCGCCCCTGGGCGATGCCCTGCAAGCATCCGGGCAGGCTGAGAGGCCCTTCCTTCCAGACCAG GAGGACGATGCCAGCTCCCTGACAGCAGACAACCTGGAGAGGTTTGGGAGGCTCGGCACGTGTGCCAGTCCCCCCGAAGACGGGACGCTGCTCTCGGAGGCCAAGCTGCAGAGTATCATGAGCTTTCTGCACGAGATGGAGAAGTCGGGCCAGGACCGGCCGGCCTCAGCCCCTCAG GGGCTGGTGCCGGACGAGGGGCGCCTGGAGCCCACGTCCACGGTGAGCTCGTCTGTGATGCGGCTGAAGCTGGAGGTGGAAGAGAAGAAGCAGGCAGTGGGGCTGCTGCAGAAAGCGCTG gtgCAGCAGCGGGACCTCACCGTCCGGCGGGtcaaggagactgagaaggagctGGGCCGGCAGCTGCGGCAGCAGAGGGACCACTACGAGGCCACCATCCAGCGGCATCTGTCCTTCATTGACCAG CTGATTGAAGACAAGAAGGCCCTGGCAGAGAGGTGCGAGGCCGTGGTGGCGGAGCTGAAGCAGGGGGACCAGAGGCGCAGGGACAGGGAGGCCCAGGTGCAGGAACAGCATGAGCTG GAGATTAAGAAACTCAAAGAACTAATGAGTGCCACTGAGAAAGTCCGCAGAGAGAAGTGGATCAATGAGAAAACCcgaaaaatcaaggaaattacAGTCCGAG GCCTGGAGCCCGAGATCCAGAAGCTGATCGCCAAGCATAAGCAGGAGCTGAAGAAGCTCAAGGGTCTGCACGAGGCGGAGCTGCTGCAGGCGGACGCGCGCGCGGCCCAGCGCTACGGCCGCCAGGTGGAGGAGCTTCGGGAGCACCTGGAGCGCGAGAAGGAGGCGCTGGGCCAGCAGGAGCGGGAGCGCGCCCAGCAGCG CTTCGAGCAGCACGTGGAGCAGGAGCAGCGGGCCCTGCAGCAGCAGCGACGGCGGCTCTACGGCGAGGTGGCCGAGGAAAAGGAGCGGCTGGGCCAGCAGGCAGCCAG gcagcGGGCAGAGCTGGAGGAGCTGAGGCAGCAGCTGGAGGAGAGCAGCGCTGCCGAGGGCCGGGCCCTCAGGGCCGAgtttgagaaggggagagaggaacagGAGCGCAGGCACCAG ATGGAGATGAAGGCCCTGAAGGACCAGCTGGAGGTGGAGCGACAGATGTGGGAGGCCAGCTGTGccaagaaggag GAGGCGTGGCTGCTGACCCGGGAACGGGAGCTGAGGGAAGAAATCCGGAGAGGCCGGGACGAGGAGATCGAGCTGGTCATCCGCCGGCTGGAGGCAGACATGACGCGCGCCAGGGAGGAGAGCGAGCGGGCCGCCGAGAGCCG CGTCAGGCGCATCCGGGACAAGTACGAGACGGAGCTCTCGGAGCTGGAGCAGTCGGAGCGGAAGCTGCAGGAACGGTGTGCGGAGCTGAAGGGGCGCCTTGGGGAGGCCGAGGGGGAGAACCTGCGTCTGCAGGGCCTGGTgcggcagaaggagagggagctgGCCGACGCGGCGGCG GTGAACGAGCAGCTGGTCAGCGAGCGGAGCGGCCTGGCCGAGGTGCTCCGCCAGGAGTTCGCCGACCGCCTGGCAGCCTCCGAGGAGGAGACCCGGCAGGCCAGGGCCCAGCTGGAGCAGCTGACCCGGGAGAAGCAGGCGGAGCTGGAGGAG GGTGAAGGTGGCCCTGGC
- the CEP131 gene encoding centrosomal protein of 131 kDa isoform X2, with amino-acid sequence MKGSRAASAPSGPPEGSPEGVNLSLTGLPPPVSWRPNSASAAKPIARSFSAVSGSEPRRKALEATGPGGSRTINNLRRSNSTTQVHQPPAGQAWTSPLRPAEDPHFLTLFEGSPGGKKRLAGLSKAPSERGATWNVLDDHPRAFDSPPDSGSPGTLSAPVGPRRRECTVPLAPNFTANNRSNKAAVGNRVTTMLHNRYTPSEKAPPPKSSNHTAPSLNNILKAATGEGESGGSGKPHKNFSSSNHVAQNNAGATPGLLRRKEVTEEEAERFIHQVNRAAVTIQRWYRQQVQRRQARAARREHLLAQKREEQRQQLGDRNVPDLQQQKEAARRKVREEKARQARRLAVQELQQQKRAQKSGDPEPGLQKEARETEKPQPAQESALRPGSTARAHRTHKANNTSAGAGFRSAGAEDPCQPASNSSPEPRQFPENKPQDAGSQDVASEDLEVVGPAKGKAQSRATLDELLATLRLLEEEPEPLPNPRAYHKDKYSWTDEVTAGCPGVGNGCRLSASAPLGDALQASGQAERPFLPDQEDDASSLTADNLERFGRLGTCASPPEDGTLLSEAKLQSIMSFLHEMEKSGQDRPASAPQGLVPDEGRLEPTSTVSSSVMRLKLEVEEKKQAVGLLQKALVQQRDLTVRRVKETEKELGRQLRQQRDHYEATIQRHLSFIDQLIEDKKALAERCEAVVAELKQGDQRRRDREAQVQEQHELEIKKLKELMSATEKVRREKWINEKTRKIKEITVRGLEPEIQKLIAKHKQELKKLKGLHEAELLQADARAAQRYGRQVEELREHLEREKEALGQQERERAQQRFEQHVEQEQRALQQQRRRLYGEVAEEKERLGQQAARQRAELEELRQQLEESSAAEGRALRAEFEKGREEQERRHQMEMKALKDQLEVERQMWEASCAKKEEAWLLTRERELREEIRRGRDEEIELVIRRLEADMTRAREESERAAESRVRRIRDKYETELSELEQSERKLQERCAELKGRLGEAEGENLRLQGLVRQKERELADAAAVNEQLVSERSGLAEVLRQEFADRLAASEEETRQARAQLEQLTREKQAELEEGEGGPGKEGGGGARPPEAARGRGEAGRPAGGAVGAAQAAVPERQVTESSPDRRGQQG; translated from the exons ATGAAGGGCTCCCGGGCCGCCAGCGCTCCCTCCGGCCCCCCCGAGGGCAGCCCAGAAGGTGTGAACCTGAGCCTGACGGGCCTCCCGCCGCCTGTGTCCTGGCGCCCCAACAGCGCCTCCGCCGCCAAGCCTATCGCCCGCTCCTTCTCCGCGGTCTCGGGCAGTGAGCCAAGGAGGAAGGCACTG GAGGCCACAGGGCCCGGAGGTTCCCGAACCATCAACAACCTTCGCAGATCTAACAGCACCACGCAGGTCCACCAGCCACCAGCCGGCCAGGCGTGGACCAGCCCCCTCAG GCCAGCCGAGGACCCCCACTTCCTGACACTCTTTGAGGGCAGCCCTGGTGGGAAAAAGAGGCTGGCCGGTCTAAGCAAGGCCCCCAGCGAGAGGGGAGCCACGTGGAATGTCCTG GATGACCACCCCAGGGCCTTCGACTCGCCACCCGACTCCGGGAGTCCTGGCACCCTCAGCGCGCCGGTGGGCCCACGGAGGAGAGAGTGCACCGTCCCCCTGGCCCCCAACTTCACTGCCAACAACAG GAGCAACAAGGCTGCCGTGGGCAACCGCGTCACCACCATGCTGCACAACCGCTACACCCCCTCGGAGAAGGCGCCGCCGCCCAAGAGCTCCAACCACACGGCTCCCTCCCTCAA CAATATCCTCAAGGCGGCCACCGGTGAGGGGGAGAGCGGCGGCTCCGGGAAGCCACACAAGAACTTTTCCAGCAGCAACCACGTGGCCCAGAACAACGCCGGGGCCACCCCGGGCCTGCTCAGACGGAAGGAGGTGACAGAGGAGGAGGCCGAGAG GTTTATCCACCAGGTGAACCGGGCTGCCGTCACCATCCAGCGCTGGTACCGCCAGCAGGTGCAGAGGCGCCAGGCCAGAGCCGCCCGCAGGGAGCACCTGCTCGCACAGAAGCGAGAG GAACAGCGGCAGCAGCTGGGAGACAGGAACGTGCCGGACCTGCAGCAACAGAAGGAGGCGGCCAGGAGGAAGGTCCGGGAGGAGAAGGCGCGCCAGGCCAGGCGATTGGCCGTTCAG GAGCTCCAGCAGCAGAAGCGAGCCCAGAAGTCAGGCGACCCTGAGCCTGGGCTGCAGAAGGAAGCGCGAGAGACCGAGAAGCCCCAGCCCGCTCAAGAGTCCGCCCTGAGGCCGGGCAGCACCGCTCGGGCCCACCGGACCCACAAGGCCAATAACACCAGCGCGG GAGCTGGCTTCCGTTCCGCAGGCGCAGAGGACCCCTGCCAGCCGGCCTCCAACTCCTCCCCAGAGCCCCGGCAGTTTCCGGAGAACAAGCCTCAG GATGCCGGCTCCCAGGACGTGGCCAGTGAGGATCTGGAGGTGGTGGGCCCCGCCAAGGGCAAGGCCCAGTCCAGGGCGACCCTGGACGAGCTGTTGGCCACGCTAAGGCTGCTGGAGGAGGAGCCCGAGCCGCTGCCCAACCCCAGGGCCTATCACAAGGACAAATACTCCTGGACCGACGAGGTGACCGCAGGCTGCCCAGGAGTGGGGAACGGGTGCCGCCTCTCCGCCAGCGCGCCCCTGGGCGATGCCCTGCAAGCATCCGGGCAGGCTGAGAGGCCCTTCCTTCCAGACCAG GAGGACGATGCCAGCTCCCTGACAGCAGACAACCTGGAGAGGTTTGGGAGGCTCGGCACGTGTGCCAGTCCCCCCGAAGACGGGACGCTGCTCTCGGAGGCCAAGCTGCAGAGTATCATGAGCTTTCTGCACGAGATGGAGAAGTCGGGCCAGGACCGGCCGGCCTCAGCCCCTCAG GGGCTGGTGCCGGACGAGGGGCGCCTGGAGCCCACGTCCACGGTGAGCTCGTCTGTGATGCGGCTGAAGCTGGAGGTGGAAGAGAAGAAGCAGGCAGTGGGGCTGCTGCAGAAAGCGCTG gtgCAGCAGCGGGACCTCACCGTCCGGCGGGtcaaggagactgagaaggagctGGGCCGGCAGCTGCGGCAGCAGAGGGACCACTACGAGGCCACCATCCAGCGGCATCTGTCCTTCATTGACCAG CTGATTGAAGACAAGAAGGCCCTGGCAGAGAGGTGCGAGGCCGTGGTGGCGGAGCTGAAGCAGGGGGACCAGAGGCGCAGGGACAGGGAGGCCCAGGTGCAGGAACAGCATGAGCTG GAGATTAAGAAACTCAAAGAACTAATGAGTGCCACTGAGAAAGTCCGCAGAGAGAAGTGGATCAATGAGAAAACCcgaaaaatcaaggaaattacAGTCCGAG GCCTGGAGCCCGAGATCCAGAAGCTGATCGCCAAGCATAAGCAGGAGCTGAAGAAGCTCAAGGGTCTGCACGAGGCGGAGCTGCTGCAGGCGGACGCGCGCGCGGCCCAGCGCTACGGCCGCCAGGTGGAGGAGCTTCGGGAGCACCTGGAGCGCGAGAAGGAGGCGCTGGGCCAGCAGGAGCGGGAGCGCGCCCAGCAGCG CTTCGAGCAGCACGTGGAGCAGGAGCAGCGGGCCCTGCAGCAGCAGCGACGGCGGCTCTACGGCGAGGTGGCCGAGGAAAAGGAGCGGCTGGGCCAGCAGGCAGCCAG gcagcGGGCAGAGCTGGAGGAGCTGAGGCAGCAGCTGGAGGAGAGCAGCGCTGCCGAGGGCCGGGCCCTCAGGGCCGAgtttgagaaggggagagaggaacagGAGCGCAGGCACCAG ATGGAGATGAAGGCCCTGAAGGACCAGCTGGAGGTGGAGCGACAGATGTGGGAGGCCAGCTGTGccaagaaggag GAGGCGTGGCTGCTGACCCGGGAACGGGAGCTGAGGGAAGAAATCCGGAGAGGCCGGGACGAGGAGATCGAGCTGGTCATCCGCCGGCTGGAGGCAGACATGACGCGCGCCAGGGAGGAGAGCGAGCGGGCCGCCGAGAGCCG CGTCAGGCGCATCCGGGACAAGTACGAGACGGAGCTCTCGGAGCTGGAGCAGTCGGAGCGGAAGCTGCAGGAACGGTGTGCGGAGCTGAAGGGGCGCCTTGGGGAGGCCGAGGGGGAGAACCTGCGTCTGCAGGGCCTGGTgcggcagaaggagagggagctgGCCGACGCGGCGGCG GTGAACGAGCAGCTGGTCAGCGAGCGGAGCGGCCTGGCCGAGGTGCTCCGCCAGGAGTTCGCCGACCGCCTGGCAGCCTCCGAGGAGGAGACCCGGCAGGCCAGGGCCCAGCTGGAGCAGCTGACCCGGGAGAAGCAGGCGGAGCTGGAGGAG GGTGAAGGTGGCCCTGGC
- the CEP131 gene encoding centrosomal protein of 131 kDa isoform X7 — MKGSRAASAPSGPPEGSPEGVNLSLTGLPPPVSWRPNSASAAKPIARSFSAVSGSEPRRKALEATGPGGSRTINNLRRSNSTTQVHQPPAGQAWTSPLRPAEDPHFLTLFEGSPGGKKRLAGLSKAPSERGATWNVLDDHPRAFDSPPDSGSPGTLSAPVGPRRRECTVPLAPNFTANNRSNKAAVGNRVTTMLHNRYTPSEKAPPPKSSNHTAPSLNNILKAATGEGESGGSGKPHKNFSSSNHVAQNNAGATPGLLRRKEVTEEEAERFIHQVNRAAVTIQRWYRQQVQRRQARAARREHLLAQKREEQRQQLGDRNVPDLQQQKEAARRKVREEKARQARRLAVQELQQQKRAQKSGDPEPGLQKEARETEKPQPAQESALRPGSTARAHRTHKANNTSAGAGFRSAGAEDPCQPASNSSPEPRQFPENKPQDAGSQDVASEDLEVVGPAKGKAQSRATLDELLATLRLLEEEPEPLPNPRAYHKDKYSWTDEEDDASSLTADNLERFGRLGTCASPPEDGTLLSEAKLQSIMSFLHEMEKSGQDRPASAPQGLVPDEGRLEPTSTVSSSVMRLKLEVEEKKQAVGLLQKALVQQRDLTVRRVKETEKELGRQLRQQRDHYEATIQRHLSFIDQLIEDKKALAERCEAVVAELKQGDQRRRDREAQVQEQHELEIKKLKELMSATEKVRREKWINEKTRKIKEITVRGLEPEIQKLIAKHKQELKKLKGLHEAELLQADARAAQRYGRQVEELREHLEREKEALGQQERERAQQRFEQHVEQEQRALQQQRRRLYGEVAEEKERLGQQAARQRAELEELRQQLEESSAAEGRALRAEFEKGREEQERRHQMEMKALKDQLEVERQMWEASCAKKEEAWLLTRERELREEIRRGRDEEIELVIRRLEADMTRAREESERAAESRVRRIRDKYETELSELEQSERKLQERCAELKGRLGEAEGENLRLQGLVRQKERELADAAAVNEQLVSERSGLAEVLRQEFADRLAASEEETRQARAQLEQLTREKQAELEEVHGRVKVALAKKEEAVRGLRRQHEAAVKRADQLEELLEQRRRPFPSAK, encoded by the exons ATGAAGGGCTCCCGGGCCGCCAGCGCTCCCTCCGGCCCCCCCGAGGGCAGCCCAGAAGGTGTGAACCTGAGCCTGACGGGCCTCCCGCCGCCTGTGTCCTGGCGCCCCAACAGCGCCTCCGCCGCCAAGCCTATCGCCCGCTCCTTCTCCGCGGTCTCGGGCAGTGAGCCAAGGAGGAAGGCACTG GAGGCCACAGGGCCCGGAGGTTCCCGAACCATCAACAACCTTCGCAGATCTAACAGCACCACGCAGGTCCACCAGCCACCAGCCGGCCAGGCGTGGACCAGCCCCCTCAG GCCAGCCGAGGACCCCCACTTCCTGACACTCTTTGAGGGCAGCCCTGGTGGGAAAAAGAGGCTGGCCGGTCTAAGCAAGGCCCCCAGCGAGAGGGGAGCCACGTGGAATGTCCTG GATGACCACCCCAGGGCCTTCGACTCGCCACCCGACTCCGGGAGTCCTGGCACCCTCAGCGCGCCGGTGGGCCCACGGAGGAGAGAGTGCACCGTCCCCCTGGCCCCCAACTTCACTGCCAACAACAG GAGCAACAAGGCTGCCGTGGGCAACCGCGTCACCACCATGCTGCACAACCGCTACACCCCCTCGGAGAAGGCGCCGCCGCCCAAGAGCTCCAACCACACGGCTCCCTCCCTCAA CAATATCCTCAAGGCGGCCACCGGTGAGGGGGAGAGCGGCGGCTCCGGGAAGCCACACAAGAACTTTTCCAGCAGCAACCACGTGGCCCAGAACAACGCCGGGGCCACCCCGGGCCTGCTCAGACGGAAGGAGGTGACAGAGGAGGAGGCCGAGAG GTTTATCCACCAGGTGAACCGGGCTGCCGTCACCATCCAGCGCTGGTACCGCCAGCAGGTGCAGAGGCGCCAGGCCAGAGCCGCCCGCAGGGAGCACCTGCTCGCACAGAAGCGAGAG GAACAGCGGCAGCAGCTGGGAGACAGGAACGTGCCGGACCTGCAGCAACAGAAGGAGGCGGCCAGGAGGAAGGTCCGGGAGGAGAAGGCGCGCCAGGCCAGGCGATTGGCCGTTCAG GAGCTCCAGCAGCAGAAGCGAGCCCAGAAGTCAGGCGACCCTGAGCCTGGGCTGCAGAAGGAAGCGCGAGAGACCGAGAAGCCCCAGCCCGCTCAAGAGTCCGCCCTGAGGCCGGGCAGCACCGCTCGGGCCCACCGGACCCACAAGGCCAATAACACCAGCGCGG GAGCTGGCTTCCGTTCCGCAGGCGCAGAGGACCCCTGCCAGCCGGCCTCCAACTCCTCCCCAGAGCCCCGGCAGTTTCCGGAGAACAAGCCTCAG GATGCCGGCTCCCAGGACGTGGCCAGTGAGGATCTGGAGGTGGTGGGCCCCGCCAAGGGCAAGGCCCAGTCCAGGGCGACCCTGGACGAGCTGTTGGCCACGCTAAGGCTGCTGGAGGAGGAGCCCGAGCCGCTGCCCAACCCCAGGGCCTATCACAAGGACAAATACTCCTGGACCGACGAG GAGGACGATGCCAGCTCCCTGACAGCAGACAACCTGGAGAGGTTTGGGAGGCTCGGCACGTGTGCCAGTCCCCCCGAAGACGGGACGCTGCTCTCGGAGGCCAAGCTGCAGAGTATCATGAGCTTTCTGCACGAGATGGAGAAGTCGGGCCAGGACCGGCCGGCCTCAGCCCCTCAG GGGCTGGTGCCGGACGAGGGGCGCCTGGAGCCCACGTCCACGGTGAGCTCGTCTGTGATGCGGCTGAAGCTGGAGGTGGAAGAGAAGAAGCAGGCAGTGGGGCTGCTGCAGAAAGCGCTG gtgCAGCAGCGGGACCTCACCGTCCGGCGGGtcaaggagactgagaaggagctGGGCCGGCAGCTGCGGCAGCAGAGGGACCACTACGAGGCCACCATCCAGCGGCATCTGTCCTTCATTGACCAG CTGATTGAAGACAAGAAGGCCCTGGCAGAGAGGTGCGAGGCCGTGGTGGCGGAGCTGAAGCAGGGGGACCAGAGGCGCAGGGACAGGGAGGCCCAGGTGCAGGAACAGCATGAGCTG GAGATTAAGAAACTCAAAGAACTAATGAGTGCCACTGAGAAAGTCCGCAGAGAGAAGTGGATCAATGAGAAAACCcgaaaaatcaaggaaattacAGTCCGAG GCCTGGAGCCCGAGATCCAGAAGCTGATCGCCAAGCATAAGCAGGAGCTGAAGAAGCTCAAGGGTCTGCACGAGGCGGAGCTGCTGCAGGCGGACGCGCGCGCGGCCCAGCGCTACGGCCGCCAGGTGGAGGAGCTTCGGGAGCACCTGGAGCGCGAGAAGGAGGCGCTGGGCCAGCAGGAGCGGGAGCGCGCCCAGCAGCG CTTCGAGCAGCACGTGGAGCAGGAGCAGCGGGCCCTGCAGCAGCAGCGACGGCGGCTCTACGGCGAGGTGGCCGAGGAAAAGGAGCGGCTGGGCCAGCAGGCAGCCAG gcagcGGGCAGAGCTGGAGGAGCTGAGGCAGCAGCTGGAGGAGAGCAGCGCTGCCGAGGGCCGGGCCCTCAGGGCCGAgtttgagaaggggagagaggaacagGAGCGCAGGCACCAG ATGGAGATGAAGGCCCTGAAGGACCAGCTGGAGGTGGAGCGACAGATGTGGGAGGCCAGCTGTGccaagaaggag GAGGCGTGGCTGCTGACCCGGGAACGGGAGCTGAGGGAAGAAATCCGGAGAGGCCGGGACGAGGAGATCGAGCTGGTCATCCGCCGGCTGGAGGCAGACATGACGCGCGCCAGGGAGGAGAGCGAGCGGGCCGCCGAGAGCCG CGTCAGGCGCATCCGGGACAAGTACGAGACGGAGCTCTCGGAGCTGGAGCAGTCGGAGCGGAAGCTGCAGGAACGGTGTGCGGAGCTGAAGGGGCGCCTTGGGGAGGCCGAGGGGGAGAACCTGCGTCTGCAGGGCCTGGTgcggcagaaggagagggagctgGCCGACGCGGCGGCG GTGAACGAGCAGCTGGTCAGCGAGCGGAGCGGCCTGGCCGAGGTGCTCCGCCAGGAGTTCGCCGACCGCCTGGCAGCCTCCGAGGAGGAGACCCGGCAGGCCAGGGCCCAGCTGGAGCAGCTGACCCGGGAGAAGCAGGCGGAGCTGGAGGAGGTGCACGGGAG GGTGAAGGTGGCCCTGGC